The following are encoded in a window of Vespula vulgaris chromosome 8, iyVesVulg1.1, whole genome shotgun sequence genomic DNA:
- the LOC127065640 gene encoding putative glycerol kinase 5, giving the protein MRYIVALDVGTTTVRCHIIDENANTVSSSTEKVELIGEKRGHVEIKPDHLWTIIVKTVKDAIDVSGVDPSSFACFGISAQRGTFSCWNLLTGKHYHNFITWKDLRADSMVKEWNHSIMIRGLRIVAYILYILSKSKRFLAGSVLKFMNTQITLRLLWALQHVSGLREATINDSVAFGSIDCWLLYKLTGRHITDVSSASATGLFDPFTMKWATWIFSLLKIPSHIFPKIVDTTTNFGVTPKHIFGVEIPIVCCMADQAASLFGSGCFQPGDMKITMGTGTFVNVNTGTEPHATITGLYPLVGWRMGSELVYIVEGASNDTGILMEWAKALEIYKDVAETADLANSVEDSDGVYFIPAFTGLQAPINNHTAAAGLLGVKSTTNKGHIVRSLLESLVFRTLLLYDSLRTETCFTFEKTRIDGGVSQNDFIMQLLADLTGLEVERPINVEMSIFGVAICAGLYCGIWRNKEELKHLRKIDKIFKPNKKSQLSYENVIAQWKRAVDRFKDWY; this is encoded by the exons GTGGAACTTATTGGTGAAAAACGTGGTCACGTAGAGATTAAGCCAGACCATTTATGGACTATTATAGTGAAAACTGTAAAAGATGCGATAGACG TCAGTGGAGTCGATCCAAGTTCTTTTGCGTGTTTTGGAATTTCCGCTCAGCGTGGAACTTTTAGTTGTTGGAATTTATTGACTGGAAAACATTATCATAA TTTCATAACATGGAAAGATTTAAGAGCGGATTCTATGGTCAAGGAATGGAATCATTCAATAATGATAAGAGGATTACGCATAGTTGCTTATATTCTCTACATATTATCTAAAAGCAAACGATTTCTCGCTGGCAGTGttttgaaatttatgaatACCCAG ATCACCTTACGATTGCTTTGGGCTTTACAACATGTATCAGGTCTACGTGAAGCTACTATAAATGACTCAGTAGCATTTGGCAGTATCGATTGCTGgcttttatacaaattaacTG GTAGACATATAACAGATGTTTCGAGTGCATCTGCTACTGGGCTGTTTGATCCATTTACTATGAAATGGGCTACTTGGATATttagtttattaaaaattccgtCCCACATTTTTCCGAAGATCGTTGATACAACTACAAATTTTGGTGTTACACCCAAACATATATTTGGCGTTGAAATTCCTATAGTTTGTTGC ATGGCTGATCAAGCAGCTTCTTTATTTGGTTCAGGATGCTTTCAACCAGGCGATATGAAGATTACGATGGGTACAGGAACTTTTGTGAACGTAAATACTGGAACAGAACCACATGCAACTATCACTG GTCTTTATCCTCTGGTTGGTTGGCGCATGGGATCTGAATTAGTTTACATTGTAGAAGGTGCATCGAATGATACTGGAATTCTCATGGAATGGGCAAAAGCTCTTg aaatatataaggaTGTAGCAGAAACAGCTGATTTAGCAAATTCAGTGGAAGATTCAGATGGAGTATACTTTATACCGGCGTTTACCGGACTTCAg gcTCCAATAAATAATCATACTGCAGCAGCTGGTTTATTAGGAGTAAAGTCTACGACGAACAAGGGCCATATCGTGCGATCATTGTTAGAAAGTCTTGTATTCAGGACATTGTTACTTTATGATAGTTTGCGTACTGAGACTTGTTTTACGTTTGAAAAAACACG AATCGATGGTGGAGTATCTCAAAATGATTTCATCATGCAACTATTGGCAGATTTAACAGGTTTGGAAGTAGAACGACCTATTAACGTGGAAATGTCAATTTTTGGGGTAGCGATTTGTGCTGGCTTATATTGTG GTATATggagaaataaagaggaatTAAAACATCTTcgtaaaatagataaaatattcaagCCGAACAAGAAATCACAATTATCTTATGAAAACGTAATTGCGCAATGGAAACGAGCTGTGGACCGATTTAAAGACTGGTACTGA